The DNA region ATAACCTGGCGGCTACGGAGCTTAAAGAAGCGGATGCGCTCGGAAAAGAAGCGCTGATCGCCGTCGAAACGAAATCCAGCAATGAAGGGCAGTTTATCACCTTCTACGAGGAAGGCGTCTCCTTTATGGAAGAGCAGCTGCTCAAGGTCGATGCCATGGCGGGCTCGCATTCCTCCTTTTCCGGCTTTGCGGTCCATGAATACCGAAGCTGGAGAGCATTGTACGAATCCGGCCGGTAAGGGGGGGAGTCCCTGCCCGTAAATTGCCGATAAGCTTAGATTTCTATAATGTTAGCAGACAATACAAAAAAGATGGCATATTCAAGAGGTCGTTCCTCTGACGCCATCTTTTTTTGCTGGCTGCCGAATTCGTCCATCCCGACTGGTCGAGCTCAAACGGTCAACAAGAGAAATAGGACATATCCCACCGTCATCTTCGCGCGGCAAAACGGCGCTTTTTTCACCTGCATTTCCATGATCCCGTCCCTCCCTCTCTCCCTGCAATCAGTGATCTAGTTCAATATATGCGGCTCGGTCCCTTTTGTTTCCTCAGGGAAACACTTTTTATACGGGGCAATATCGGATTCAATCCTGTTGCCGTTAAGATTTAATGCGATCAGAATCGGGCTTCCCCGCGCGCGCTCCTCGAATCAGCTTGAAATCATTTCCTTCTTATGCAATAGTGAAAATAGAATAATGAAGGAGGGATCCGCTTGTCCCTTACGGATTGGATTTACGATCTGTTCGGCTCGCTGAACGGGCTGCTGGCCGTATTGCTTGCTGCTGCCGTATTTTCGGGCCTCTACATATACAGCGCATCACGGCTGCTGGGAGCGCGCAAGGATTCGCTCTCCCGCATCCGGCAATCCCTATCGCTCTATACGAAGCTGGCAGGCCCGCTCAGCACCCTGATTGATCATCCGGGCCGAAGCGCTGTTCCCGAGGAGCAGCTGATCCGGCTGCTGCAGGAATGCAAATCTGCGGACCGGCTGACACGCGAGCTTCACGGGCAGATCGATACCTTTCTGAGCGATCGCGATGAGTCGAGGCTCGTGCTGCTGCATAAGCAGCTGAACCGCGAAATCAACCAATTGGTGCAGGAGCGCGACGAGCTTGTAAAACGGCTGGAGCAGCCGGGCTGGGGCATGGGACTGTGGCTGCTGCTGAAGCCGGCCATCCCGGCTTTATCCCTGGCGGCGGCTATCGTGTGGACTGCAACCCTTGTCCAGGGACTACAGGAGGACCAAGGCTGGGCCAACCCGTATGTATGGTGCTTATGGCTGTCGAATATGATTGCTACCGTTTCTTTTTACCGGCTGCTCATGGATTCCCGCAAGAAATCCCACGGGCTGGTCTACATTCTGCTTCATCTGCTGATTGCCGCTCTAGCCTTGCTCAATCTGGCATGGGCCGAAGCCTCGCCGTATGTACTGACGACCCAGATTCTCCTGTACATTGCCGGATTTCGCTTTACCGTCACGCGCCAAAGACGGGAGCGTCCGTATGCGGGGCATCCGGAGCTGCTTGAGCAGTTCGTGCAGCAGCCGGGCACCGCACAGGCCGGCAGCGAACCGGCAGCCCCGGATGAAGAAGGCGTACGCTAAAGCCGCCGACTTCGTGCTAATGCCGCAGGCCGGTGCACGTTCGTTTGCACGCGTAGCACCCTGCCGACGTTACCCGGCCAACCGGGTTATAATGGATACAAAAAAAGCACCTCCGCTTCGTAAGTTAGCTTACGATACGCGGAGGTGCTCTATTTCTCTATGCCGCTTGTAGCTCTCGTTGACAATCCGGCTCTGCAAGTCCGAACGATTACTTCACGTTGGCGCTCCGGTTCTGCCGGCCCGAACGATCATTTCACGTTGGCACTCCGGTTCTGCTGGCCCGAACCTCGGGACTGCCCTGCCGATTTGGCCGCTCCGGAGGCTGTATTCTCAAACCGCTTACGCTCCGTTCGTTCCATCTGAACGATTTGTCCCTCATGCACCACAATTTGCAGCGAACCAAATTCCATGTCGTTTAGCAGACCTGCAATGCGTTCAAGCCACTTTTCATCTACTTTAAGAGGTTTAGCCATGGATACGCCTCCTTAACGGGCAGGGCCCAAAATATGTGAATATGCGGATGATTGATCTGCTCATGCTTGCGGGGGGTCAAGCTGACGTTCACTCATCCAAAGCTTATCCTCTCTTTTCCAACCTGTATACTATGAATTAACATTACATTAGCATGGGATGGAAACGACTGTCAATGGACATTTTTCCGAGTAAGCCAGTTTTTAAATAATAAGGTGATTAGCGCCAAAAGCAGGAGCAGGGAGGCTGCGGCAAACGATGCCGAGAACTGGTATTCATTGTACAGAATCTCGACATGCAGGGGCAGCGTATTGGTCTCTCCGCGGATATGGCCGGATACGACCGAGACGGCGCCGAACTCGCCCATGGCTCTCGCATTGCACAGAATGATGCCGTACAATAAGCCCCACTTGATGTTGGGCAGCGTCACCCGCGTGAAGATTTGCCAGCCCTTCGCTCCGAGCGTCACGGCCGCCTCCTCTTCCTTCGTCCCCTGTTCTTCCATGAGCGGAATAAGCTCCTTGGCCACGAACGGGAATGTTACGAACATCGTTGCCAGCACGATGCCGGGGACGGCAAATATGATTTTGATATCCTGGCTTGTAAGCCATGGGCCAAACCAGCCCTGGCGGCCGAAGACCAGCACGAAGATCAGCCCGCCGATCACGGGTGATACGGCAAAAGGAAGATCGATCAGCGTAACGAGCAGCTGCTTGCCTTTAAAGCTGAACTTCGTAATCGTCCAGGCTGCGATGACGCCGAAGATCGTATTGAGCGGCACCGCAATGGCGGCCACCAGCAAAGTGAGCCGAAGCGCGGATAGCGCATCCGGGTCGGATAAAGCCGCGATATACACGTCCCAGCCCTTCTTAAGCGCCTCCGTCAGCACCGTGACGAGCGGCAGGACGATCAGCCACAGCAGCACAAGTCCGGCCAGACTGATCAACGTCCACTTCACCCAGCGTTTCTCCTCGGCAGCCGGGGACGCCGAAGCTCTCTTCTTCACGGATGCCCCTGCAGGAACAATTCCAGCCATCGTCAATCCTCCCCTTCCAAGGTCAGCGCGCGGTCTTCCGCGTCCAATGCTGCAGAATGTTAATGCCGAGCAAGAGCACGAAGGAGATAAGCAGCAGCAGCAAGGCCACCGCCGTTGCCCCGGCGTAATCGAACTGCTCCAGCTTCGACATGATCAGAAGCGGCGCGATCTCCGTCTTCATCGGCATGTTGCCCGATATAAAGACGACGGAGCCGTATTCCCCGATGCCGCGGGCGAAGGCAAGAGCGAAGCCCGTCAGCAGGGGCGGGATCAGCGTCGGAAGAATAATCGTACGGAAGGTCCGCCATCTTCCCGCGCCAAGCGTCGCAGCTGCTTCTTCGGTATCCCGCTCCGCGTCCTCGAGCACCGGCTGCACCGTCCGTACGACGAACGGGATGCCGATGAACATCAGGGCCAGCGTAATGCCTAGCGGCGAGAACGCCGCTTTGATCCCTAGGGGTTCAAGCAGCGATCCGATCCAGCCATTGGCGGAATAGATCGCCGTCAAGGCGACGCCGGCCACGGCCGTCGGCAGGGCGAACGGCAGGTCGATCAGCGCATCCCACAGCTTTTTGCCGGGAAAGTCATAGCGGACCAGCACCCATGCCAGCAGCAAGCCCAGCACGGTATCCGCGAAGGCCGCCAATGCGGCGGTCGTCAGGCTGACCCGATAGGATGCCAGCACCCGCGGGTCGGCTGCGACCGACCAGAACTTTTCCCAGGTCAGCCCCGTCTGATTGAGCAGCAGAGCCGACATCGGCACCAGCACGATCAAGCTCATATAAAATACCGTAACGCCCATGCCGACCCCGAACCCGGGAAGCACGCTGCGATTGCTGCCGCCCCGTTTCTGTCGCTTAAGCACAGCCATTATTCACTCATCCCTTTCCGCCTTCGGCCCTCTTAGCCGATCAGCTGCCCGGCACGTAAATTTGATTGAAGATTCCGCCGTCATTGAAATGCTTCGTCTGCGTTTCCTCCCATGTTCCGAAGACGTCCTTGAGCGTAAACAGCTCGATCTCCGGAAACTTGTCCTTATATTTCTCGCTTACGCTTGCCAGCGTCGGCCGGTAGTAATTGTCAGCCGCGATCGTCTGTCCTTCCTCGCTGTACAGGTACTGCAGATAGGCTTCAGCCACCTCCCGCGTTCCGCGCTTGTCGACATTCTTATCCACGACGGCGACCGGCGGCTCGGCCAGGATGCTGACGGACGGATTGACGATTTCGAATTTGTCGGGACCGAGCTCGTTGATGGACAGATAGGCTTCATTCTCCCACGCCAGAAGCACATCGCCGATGCCGCGCTCCACGAAGGTGGTCGTTGCGCCGCGCGCTCCGCTGTCGAGCACCGGCACATGCTTGAACAATTCCTTCACGAATTCCTGCGCCTTCGCTTCATCATTGTTGTTGGCCTTAAGCGCATAGCCCCATGCCGCGAGATAGTTCCAGCGTGCGCCGCCGGAGGTTTGCGGGTTCGGCGTAATAACCTCGACGCCTTCCTTGATCAGGTCCGGCCAATCGTTGATCCCCTTCGGGTTGCCTTTGCGAACGAGAAACACGATCGTGGATGTATAGGGGGAGCTGTTGTGTTCAAACTTGCCCTCCCAGCCCTCTTCGATCAGCCCGGCCTGACGGATCGCATCGATGTCATAGCCGAGCGCCAGCGTTACGACATCGGCTTCCAGACCGTCGATAACCGACCGGCTCTGCTTGCCCGAGCCGCCGTGCGACTGCTTAAACGTAACCTTCTGCCCCTTCTCCTTCTCCCAGTACGCGGCAAATGCCTTATTGTACTGGTCATAAAGCTCTCTCGTCGGATCATAGGACACATTCAGCAGCTCTACGCTCTCCTTGGCGCCATCCGGTGCGGAATCCGAAGCCTTCGGCGTACTTCCATCCGCCGCATTCTTGCTTTCGCCCTGCGTGCCCGATCCGCATGCCGTGAGCATGACGGCCAGCAGCATCGTTAATCCTGCCAGAACCCCTATTTTCAACGTTTTCTTCATACCAGACCACTTCCCTTCTTTTTCTCTACAGAGGTTGTTCAAAAAGTCGCCTTTTGATCACGAAGTCAGTCAAGAAGTAACTCGGCATCGAATCTTGAATTCAGCCGGGCCTTCCGATGCTCACGTACCCAAAACGTACGCTCCACTTCTCAGTCCCTAACTTCATTCAACCTTCTCGGTGCTGAAAAACCGACTTTTTGAACTCGTATTTACTAAACAGGCTGCAGGACGACGCCATAAAAAAAGACAGAGGAAGGCTCGGCAGCATGAAGCGAGCGTTGAACCCGGTCTGTTCGACCTTAGGGCCCTGCCTCATGCCTGGGAGCGTTCCTCCGTCCGTACGGTGAGAACGATATATAATAATTCCTACCTGTTTAGTTTGTTATCTGTAATTCTAATGAGTCCCGGTGCTGCTGTCAAACCTTTTTTTGAATAAAATCCAGCAAGTTTATGCTCGGTCCAAAGCACCATTTTTCATGGCAAATCTCCCGCCGTTACGCGATTTTCCAGATCCTGATGGTTGTACGCCGCCGCTTCCGTCCTTATAATTCAACCCGAAAGGAGATGATCATCATACGAACGAATTTGCGGAAAATCATTTCTGCTCTTATCTTAAGCATTCTTCTGTTGATCCCGGTGCTCGCGCAGCCCGTCCAGGCAGCAGCCACGTTAAAGCCCGGCAGCGCCAACGGAGATGTATGGGATCTTCAGTATCGCTTGAAAACGCTTGATTTCTATACCCAGCCGCTCGATGGTAAATACGGACCGAACACCAAGGCAGCCGTCCTGCGTTTCCAAAAAGAGTACGGCGTTCCTGCCGACGGCATCACGGGTCCGCAGACCTGGAGACAGCTGAAAAAATATACGCTGAACCAGTCCGAAATGGACATTATGGCCAGAATCATCTACAGCGAAGCCCGCGGCGAGCCTTATAAAGGCCAGGTCGCGGTCGGAGCCGTTGTCATGAACCGTATACAGTCGAGTGAATTTCCGAATGACATTAGGGGAGTCGTATTCCAGCCGCGCGCCTTTACGGCCGTAGATGACGGCCAATATTGGCTGACGCCGAACCGAACCGCCTATATGGCGGCCCTTGATGCGGTGCG from Paenibacillus ihbetae includes:
- a CDS encoding YezD family protein gives rise to the protein MAKPLKVDEKWLERIAGLLNDMEFGSLQIVVHEGQIVQMERTERKRFENTASGAAKSAGQSRGSGQQNRSANVK
- the cysW gene encoding sulfate ABC transporter permease subunit CysW, which gives rise to MAGIVPAGASVKKRASASPAAEEKRWVKWTLISLAGLVLLWLIVLPLVTVLTEALKKGWDVYIAALSDPDALSALRLTLLVAAIAVPLNTIFGVIAAWTITKFSFKGKQLLVTLIDLPFAVSPVIGGLIFVLVFGRQGWFGPWLTSQDIKIIFAVPGIVLATMFVTFPFVAKELIPLMEEQGTKEEEAAVTLGAKGWQIFTRVTLPNIKWGLLYGIILCNARAMGEFGAVSVVSGHIRGETNTLPLHVEILYNEYQFSASFAAASLLLLLALITLLFKNWLTRKNVH
- the cysT gene encoding sulfate ABC transporter permease subunit CysT, producing MAVLKRQKRGGSNRSVLPGFGVGMGVTVFYMSLIVLVPMSALLLNQTGLTWEKFWSVAADPRVLASYRVSLTTAALAAFADTVLGLLLAWVLVRYDFPGKKLWDALIDLPFALPTAVAGVALTAIYSANGWIGSLLEPLGIKAAFSPLGITLALMFIGIPFVVRTVQPVLEDAERDTEEAAATLGAGRWRTFRTIILPTLIPPLLTGFALAFARGIGEYGSVVFISGNMPMKTEIAPLLIMSKLEQFDYAGATAVALLLLLISFVLLLGINILQHWTRKTAR
- a CDS encoding sulfate ABC transporter substrate-binding protein — translated: MKKTLKIGVLAGLTMLLAVMLTACGSGTQGESKNAADGSTPKASDSAPDGAKESVELLNVSYDPTRELYDQYNKAFAAYWEKEKGQKVTFKQSHGGSGKQSRSVIDGLEADVVTLALGYDIDAIRQAGLIEEGWEGKFEHNSSPYTSTIVFLVRKGNPKGINDWPDLIKEGVEVITPNPQTSGGARWNYLAAWGYALKANNNDEAKAQEFVKELFKHVPVLDSGARGATTTFVERGIGDVLLAWENEAYLSINELGPDKFEIVNPSVSILAEPPVAVVDKNVDKRGTREVAEAYLQYLYSEEGQTIAADNYYRPTLASVSEKYKDKFPEIELFTLKDVFGTWEETQTKHFNDGGIFNQIYVPGS
- the sleB gene encoding spore cortex-lytic enzyme; translation: MIIIRTNLRKIISALILSILLLIPVLAQPVQAAATLKPGSANGDVWDLQYRLKTLDFYTQPLDGKYGPNTKAAVLRFQKEYGVPADGITGPQTWRQLKKYTLNQSEMDIMARIIYSEARGEPYKGQVAVGAVVMNRIQSSEFPNDIRGVVFQPRAFTAVDDGQYWLTPNRTAYMAALDAVRGWDPTYESLYYFNPVTATSTWIWSRPQTVQIGKHIFAR